Proteins from a genomic interval of Diospyros lotus cultivar Yz01 chromosome 6, ASM1463336v1, whole genome shotgun sequence:
- the LOC127804087 gene encoding probable transcription factor At5g28040 encodes MDSTPQPHLLPIKPSASKLPIKRKTPDFTTPCPDDAADRNPPFKFHRIWTEPDEIRFLEGLLNCSSEGFSFPHDLNLFYARFSDTMSQPYTKSQLSEKLRRLRKKFRVVSSRLARGVDAALLSPHDRALFELSKQLWHPEYSSSSPFGDSFKKSNLVGVKVSFSPTLPSPSIPVPNQPMMALTPHHDNEDGGFHINDEVKLSEVNVEFDGGLRDRQFSVSAYENFTGGSRGLGQVAAKTAMNVFDESLKEVSAALVRQGILYLEQGSSQAGSSKVKDFEKRWREQRAAELDVLARRLRLVLEHSISLQRQ; translated from the coding sequence atggactccaccCCTCAACCCCACCTTCTCCCCATCAAACCCTCCGCTTCTAAGCTTCCCATCAAACGCAAAACCCCCGATTTCACCACTCCTTGCCCCGACGATGCCGCAGATCGCAATCCCCCCTTTAAGTTCCACCGCATCTGGACGGAGCCCGACGAGATTCGCTTTCTCGAAGGCCTCCTCAACTGCTCCTCGGAGGGGTTTTCTTTCCCCCATGATCTGAACCTCTTCTACGCCAGGTTCTCCGACACGATGTCGCAGCCCTACACCAAGTCCCAGCTCTCCGAGAAGCTCCGCCGCCTCCGGAAGAAGTTCCGCGTGGTGTCGTCGCGGCTCGCGCGGGGGGTCGACGCCGCCCTGCTTTCCCCCCACGATCGGGCGCTGTTCGAGCTCTCGAAGCAGTTGTGGCACCCGGAGTACTCGTCTTCGTCGCCTTTCGGCGACAGTTTTAAGAAGTCGAATTTGGTCGGCGTCAAAGTCAGCTTCTCGCCCACATTGCCCTCGCCTTCGATTCCAGTTCCCAATCAGCCAATGATGGCTCTGACTCCCCATCATGACAACGAAGATGGAGGCTTTCATATCAACGACGAAGTTAAACTGAGTGAGGTGAATGTTGAGTTCGACGGCGGCCTTCGAGACCGGCAGTTCTCGGTGTCGGCCTATGAAAATTTCACCGGCGGTAGCAGGGGGCTGGGGCAGGTTGCGGCGAAGACGGCCATGAATGTGTTTGATGAGTCTCTGAAAGAGGTTAGTGCGGCTCTTGTTCGGCAGGGGATTCTATACCTGGAACAGGGCTCGTCTCAAGCTGGTTCCTCGAAAGTGAAGGATTTCGAGAAGCGGTGGAGGGAGCAGCGAGCTGCAGAGCTGGATGTGTTGGCTCGACGACTAAGGTTGGTTCTTGAGCATTCCATTTCCCTACAAAGGCAATGA
- the LOC127803038 gene encoding pentatricopeptide repeat-containing protein At1g66345, mitochondrial, which produces MLNCIMRLANFNSECTLSQSIAGSVLARRSMPNARPILIHTLPPHPDSIVNIICDSFRKALNWDALTRRFGLIELDHSIVQQVLLQLKEPADAKRALGFFHWSARQKRFQHDASSYAIAIHILVRAKLIRDARALLESVLKDEVLGRSCPFSVVDSLLGSYESANSIPMVFDLFVQTCAKLRMTELGFDVCRYLDDHGFTLSLVTYNTLIHVVQKSDQTALLWKIYEHMIRQRTYPSEVTVRMMISALCKEGKLQESVDMLDRIHGKRCSPTVIVNTVLLFRIFEEGRAEEAMVLLKRMLQKNMILDTISYSLIVYAKVKLGPLDSAQEVYEKMLNRGFHANSFVYTLFIGANCKEGRIDDAFRLMEEMRDMGLKPYDETFHHLIVGCTKAGRLEESVKFCQKMMEMGFIPAALAFNEMIGKLCENGGVKEANEMLTVLLDEGFNPDEITYSHLIGGYAKEGKAQEAVKLYYEMKYRLLSPGSLVFESLISSLSECGELHEAERYLKLMKDQSLPLSAHIYEKIIASQQEKGNKTTALQLCK; this is translated from the coding sequence ATGCTAAATTGTATTATGAGGCTGGCCAACTTCAACTCAGAATGTACACTTTCCCAATCAATCGCCGGATCCGTCCTCGCTCGCCGATCTATGCCCAATGCTCGACCCATACTGATACACACTTTACCACCGCATCCCGACTCAATCGTCAACATCATCTGCGATTCCTTCAGGAAAGCCCTCAATTGGGACGCACTGACCCGAAGATTCGGTTTGATTGAGCTCGACCACTCCATTGTCCAACAAGTGCTTCTCCAACTGAAAGAACCAGCCGATGCAAAACGCGCCCTGGGTTTCTTCCACTGGTCGGCTCGGCAAAAGCGTTTCCAACACGATGCTTCCAGTTACGCTATCGCCATTCACATCCTGGTTCGGGCGAAGCTCATCAGGGATGCTCGGGCCTTGCTCGAATCGGTCTTGAAGGACGAGGTCTTGGGTCGCTCTTGTCCGTTCTCGGTTGTGGATTCCCTTCTTGGTAGCTACGAAAGTGCTAACTCCATTCCTATGGTGTTTGATTTGTTTGTCCAAACTTGTGCCAAGTTGAGGATGACAGAGTTAGGGTTTGATGTTTGTAGATACTTGGATGATCACGGATTCACTTTGAGCCTCGTTACTTACAACACATTGATTCATGTAGTTCAAAAGTCTGACCAGACCGCATTGCTTTGGAAGATCTATGAGCATATGATAAGACAAAGAACATACCCGAGTGAAGTAACAGTGAGGATGATGATTAGTGCATTGTGCAAGGAAGGAAAGTTGCAAGAGTCTGTTGACATGTTGGATAGGATCCATGGGAAGAGATGCTCTCCTACTGTGATAGTTAATACCGTTTTGCTTTTTAGGATATTTGAAGAGGGAAGAGCTGAGGAGGCAATGGTGTTGTTGAAGAGGATGTTGCAAAAGAACATGATTCTTGATAccatttcttattctcttatCGTGTATGCGAAGGTGAAACTTGGTCCTCTAGATTCTGCACAGGAAGTGTATGAGAAAATGCTCAACAGAGGTTTTCATGCAAACTCTTTTGTATATACATTGTTTATAGGGGCCAACTGCAAGGAGGGAAGGATCGACGACGCTTTTAGGTTGATGGAAGAAATGAGAGACATGGGTTTGAAGCCATATGATGAGACTTTTCATCATCTTATTGTGGGTTGTACTAAGGCtggaagattggaagaaagcGTCAAGTTCTGTCAGAAAATGATGGAAATGGGATTTATTCCTGCAGCTTTGGCTTTCAATGAGATGATTGGAAAGCTTTGTGAAAATGGGGGTGTAAAGGAGGCCAACGAGATGTTAACTGTTCTGTTAGACGAAGGATTTAATCCAGATGAAATTACATATTCTCATCTTATTGGTGGCTATGCCAAAGAAGGAAAGGCTCAGGAAGCTGTGAAGCTGTACTATGAAATGAAATACAGATTACTCTCTCCTGGTTCATTGGTTTTTGAATCTTTAATTAGTAGTCTTTCCGAATGTGGAGAACTGCATGAAGCAGAAAGATATCTGAAGCTTATGAAGGATCAATCATTACCACTGTCTGCACatatttatgagaaaataattgcTAGCCAGCAAGAAAAGGGAAACAAAACCACAGCTCTTCAGCTCTGTAAATGA
- the LOC127805015 gene encoding ACT domain-containing protein DS12, chloroplastic has translation MAMAMASGSSATLGVYTNFKALEKRPSSRAGLLRAFFALDPGRRVCISPRGRSLSTVTIIVPRASSPTAVEDGSFRETDTIPTPKVIIDQDSDPDATVVEITFGDRLGALLDTMNALKNLGLNVVKANVYLDSSGKHNKFAITKADTGRKVEDPELLEAIRMTIINNLLEYHPESSSMLAMGVAFGFEPPKQQVDVDIATHIHVYDDGPDRSLLLVEAADRPGLLVDLVKIITDINITVESGEFDTEGLLAKAKFHVRYRDKALIKPLQQVLANSLRYFLRRPTTEEASF, from the exons ATGGCTATGGCTATGGCTTCTGGGAGTTCTGCTACTCTTGGAGTCTACACGAATTTCAAAGCACTTGAGAAGCGGCCATCGTCGCGAGCTGGTCTCCTCAGAGCCTTCTTCGCTCTCGATCCGGGTCGCCGGGTTTGCATTTCTCCCCGCGGAAG ATCGTTATCTACAGTAACTATCATAGTTCCTAGAGCATCATCTCCTACGGCTGTGGAG GACGGAAGTTTTCGGGAGACTGACACGATTCCCACCCCAAAAGTAATAATAGATCAGGATTCTGATCCTGATGCAACTGTGGTGGAGATAACTTTTGGTGACCGCCTTGGAGCCCTTCTTGACACT ATGAATGCACTGAAGAACCTTGGATTGAATGTTGTCAAGGCAAATGTTTATCTTGATTCTTCTGGAAAGCACAACAAATTTGCAATAACCAAAGC TGACACCGGTAGAAAAGTTGAGGATCCGGAGTTGCTTGAGGCCATTCGTATGACAATTATAAACAATCTCCTTGAGTATCATCCG GAGTCAAGTTCCATGTTAGCAATGGGAGTAGCCTTCGGATTTGAGCCACCTAAACAGCAG GTTGACGTGGATATTGCAACCCATATTCATGTTTATGATGATGGCCCTGATAGAAG CTTGCTCTTAGTGGAAGCAGCAGATCGCCCTGGCTTACTGGTGGATCTCGTAAAGATTATCACTGATATAAACATCACCGTTGAATCAGGAGAATTCGACACAGAG GGGTTGTTGGCTAAGGCAAAGTTCCATGTTAGGTACAGGGATAAAGCCCTCATCAAGCCTCTCCAACAG GTTCTTGCTAACAGTTTGCGCTATTTCTTGAGGCGACCAACAACCGAAGAGGCCAGTTTTTGA